In one window of Chryseobacterium viscerum DNA:
- a CDS encoding T9SS type A sorting domain-containing protein has translation MKKIFTLIGLVSLTAFSNAQIVINEIYGGNADSGAVLKNNYIVLKNIGTNLVSLTGASIQYAPAIGAFTEYHTLPDFTLGPDETYLIQESAIDGGVENLPTPDFIATTITSFDGTPNKSSGLRISNVSGKIALAGNIVQVTGPSASNVLDFVGYGANADQFKGDGPAPSPTTTTAIKRTLVGSNDNMADFSLEGSVKSGFVQNPFIKDSKIVFGTEVKDVKIYDTFRQIVKKSPTKLASTLDIAELPKGTYIVTGTINNIPISQKIIKD, from the coding sequence ATGAAAAAAATCTTTACTCTTATCGGGCTTGTATCATTAACTGCCTTTTCAAATGCTCAGATTGTGATCAATGAGATTTATGGCGGGAATGCAGATTCAGGTGCCGTATTGAAAAATAATTATATTGTGCTCAAAAACATTGGAACGAACCTGGTTTCTTTGACCGGGGCAAGCATACAATATGCTCCGGCAATAGGGGCTTTTACCGAGTATCATACGCTTCCGGATTTTACTTTGGGTCCTGATGAAACATATTTGATTCAGGAATCAGCCATTGATGGAGGTGTTGAAAATTTACCAACACCGGATTTTATTGCCACTACTATTACCAGTTTCGATGGAACACCCAACAAATCTTCCGGATTAAGAATTTCCAATGTATCGGGAAAGATTGCTTTAGCCGGAAATATAGTACAGGTTACCGGACCTTCTGCATCTAACGTCCTGGACTTTGTAGGTTACGGGGCAAATGCAGATCAGTTTAAAGGAGATGGGCCAGCTCCTTCTCCAACCACAACTACAGCTATAAAAAGAACATTGGTAGGCAGTAATGATAATATGGCTGATTTTTCTCTGGAAGGCAGTGTGAAATCCGGGTTTGTACAGAATCCATTTATAAAGGACAGCAAAATTGTCTTCGGAACGGAAGTGAAAGATGTGAAAATCTATGATACCTTCAGGCAGATTGTTAAAAAATCACCTACGAAATTAGCCTCAACTCTTGATATTGCTGAGCTCCCAAAAGGAACTTATATTGTTACCGGAACGATTAACAATATTCCAATCTCACAGAAAATTATAAAAGATTAG